The genomic region CGGCGGTCGCGAGGAGACGCGGCTGGTGGCCCGAATCGACGGGTTGCTCCCCGGGACGACGGCGACTCCGTCGGCTTCGCAAACGTCCGGGGCCGTGATCGTGGCGGTCCACCTCGCCTACGGCCCTCCTCCCGCCCCGCAACCTGACGCCAACGCCGCCGCCGACGTCCTTCCCGCCGCCGATCGCCCGACGGGCGAGGAGGACTCGCTCGACGAACTCGAGGATTTGCCGTAAACGCCCGACGCAACTGCGTATTTCCTTTGCGACCCTGGCGCCCTCGCGGTCGCCCTTCCCGTTTCGCCCATGATCGAACTCAAGAACTTCGGCAAGCAATACGGCGACTTCATCGCGGTCGCCAACCTCAACCTCAAGATCGAGGCGGGGGAGATGTTCGGCTTCATCGGTCCCAACGGCGCGGGGAAGAGCACCACCATTCGCTTTTTGGCGACGCTCCTCAAGGCGACCCACGGCGAAGGGATCGTCAACGGGTGCAGCGTCACGCGCGATCCGATCGGCGTGCGCCGCAGCGTGGGATACATGCCCGACAACTTCGGCGTTTACGACGGGATGAAGGTGTGGGAGTTCCTCGACTTCTTCGCCGTCGCGTATCAGGTCCCGCGCGAGCGGCGCAAGGGCGTGCTTTCCGACGTGCTGGAGTTGTTGGACCTGACCCACAAGCGCGACGACTTCGTCAACGGCTTGTCGCGAGGGATGAAGCAGCGACTCTGCCTTGCGAAGACGCTGGTCCACGACCCGCCGGTGCTCATCCTCGACGAACCGTCCAGCGGCCTCGACCCGCGGGCTCGGCTCGAAGTGAAAGCCCTATTGCGCGAACTGCGCAGAATGGGCAAAACGATCCTGATTTCCAGTCACATTCTCACCGAGCTGGCCGACTGCTGCACCTCGATCGGCATTCTCGAACGGGGGCAACTCTTGCTGCACGGCCCGATCGATCGGGTCTACAAGCAGATTCAGCGGAACAGACATCTTGAGATCCGCTTCGCCGGCGACCCGGCTGCGGGGCTCAGCCTTGTTCGCAGCGACCCGAAGGTGCGCGAGGTGATCGAGAACAGCCGCACGTTCGTCGTCGAGATGGCCGGCGACGACGCGGACGTTCAGCGGCTGTTGCGCCAGTTGGTCGCCGCCAATTGCGGACTGGTCAGCT from Pirellulales bacterium harbors:
- a CDS encoding ABC transporter ATP-binding protein; protein product: MIELKNFGKQYGDFIAVANLNLKIEAGEMFGFIGPNGAGKSTTIRFLATLLKATHGEGIVNGCSVTRDPIGVRRSVGYMPDNFGVYDGMKVWEFLDFFAVAYQVPRERRKGVLSDVLELLDLTHKRDDFVNGLSRGMKQRLCLAKTLVHDPPVLILDEPSSGLDPRARLEVKALLRELRRMGKTILISSHILTELADCCTSIGILERGQLLLHGPIDRVYKQIQRNRHLEIRFAGDPAAGLSLVRSDPKVREVIENSRTFVVEMAGDDADVQRLLRQLVAANCGLVSFADKEPTLEDVFMLVTKGLVS